The nucleotide sequence AGAATGGCAAGGATTCAATGTCCCCTACTGTTCCGCCAATCTCTGTAATAACAACGTCAGCTTTTGTTTCTCTGCCTGCAAGGAACACACGGTCTTTAATTTCGTTCGTAATATGCGGAATGACCTGAACCGTACCACCCAAATATTCACCACGGCGTTCTTTGCGCAAGACTGTTGAATAAATCTTGCCTGTAGTGACATTGCTGTACTTATTTAAATTAATATCGATGAAACGCTCGTAGTGCCCTAAATCCAAGTCTGTTTCTGCTCCATCGTCAGTAACGAATACTTCTCCATGCTGGTAGGGACTCATTGTTCCCGGATCGACGTTAATGTATGGATCAAACTTTTGAATAGTCACCTTTAATCCACGATTTTTTAACAAGCGTCCCAGGGAAGCAGCTGTGATCCCTTTACCGAGAGAAGAAACAACCCCGCCTGTTACAAAAATATATTTAGTCAACTTGAAAAGCCCCCTTCAATCTATTGTTTCTTTATATTATTAAATGAATACACTTATTTTATCGGGGCAAAAAACAAAAACGCCCCAATTACTTAAAAGTAAAGGGAGCGTTATAAGCATAAAAACGTCTCTTTAAAGAGCCCAAATAAAATACTACAATTTGAAATAAAGGAAGTCAAGAAAAGATTAATTTTCTTTATTTTAAATCTTCTTCCTCATCGTCGTCCAAATCATACTCATCTTCTTCGCCAAGATCATCTTCGAATTCGTCATCTTCATCCAACTCATCCAGATCTTCAAGCTCTTCTACTTCATCAAGATCTTCGAGATCCTCATCTTCAAAATCGAGATCTTCTTCAAGTTCGTCCACTTCATCCAATTCGTCTTCATCGAAGTCTGGTTCTTCTTTTGCTGCTTTCTTCGTTTTCTTCTTTTTCGCTTTTACAGTCGGTGTAGCTTCCTCTTCTAATTGATCGACTGGATACCAAGCACGCAAACCCCAGCGATTTTCTCCAAATGTAATAAACCGGCCATCGATATTCAGGTCAGTATAGAATTGGATCATTCGCGATTTTAACTCGGCATCGCTCAATTCTTGATATTGCTGAATTTGAGAAAGCATGTCCTGAAATACTACCGGTTCTTTGCTTTCTTTTAAAAGAGCGTAAGCAATTTCAATAAAGGACATTTCCTTCAATTCTTCTTTAGATAGTTGCTTCAAATTCACATCCGCACTTCCCTTCTCTATTTACGCACTCCACTGGAGTGAAAAGGTCATATTCACCATTATAAACATCGACGCTTTCATTATGCCATATTTATGTAACGATTTCCGCTTTTTTTTTGTCCGCCTTTTTCGACACGTCCTCTTCAGACGGCTTTTCTGCCAAACTTTTCTTCTTCATTTCCACATATGTCCGATAAAATAGAAAAAATGACAATAAAATAAAAGGGATGGCTCCAAGCTGGATCTGATAAAGCCAAAAAGCTGCGGGCACACAGGCGCCTAGCCATATATAGTTCAACCACTGCTTCATCATTCCACATCCCGCCTTTTACCCTTCCCTTATTGTATACTTTCTGGTAAACATTATAAAAGAAAATAAGTGATCATGTAAAAAACTTTACATCATGAATGTATAAAAGCGGTCTTTTCCCCATTACGTTACCCTTTATTTTACAATTATAATCTTTCTTCGTGAAAAAAATACCGTGAAAGAGAATACCTGTTTCTTCCACGGCTGTTGTTACTCAC is from Bacillus sp. PK3_68 and encodes:
- the rpoE gene encoding DNA-directed RNA polymerase subunit delta, giving the protein MNLKQLSKEELKEMSFIEIAYALLKESKEPVVFQDMLSQIQQYQELSDAELKSRMIQFYTDLNIDGRFITFGENRWGLRAWYPVDQLEEEATPTVKAKKKKTKKAAKEEPDFDEDELDEVDELEEDLDFEDEDLEDLDEVEELEDLDELDEDDEFEDDLGEEDEYDLDDDEEEDLK